One part of the Candidatus Firestonebacteria bacterium RIFOXYD2_FULL_39_29 genome encodes these proteins:
- a CDS encoding antitoxin, protein MNNLMSRIEINPNIMLGKPVIKHTRVTVEIILKKLSQNISLDDMLKEYPMLKIQDIKAAIAYASEAISTDERHILVGSKR, encoded by the coding sequence ATGAATAATTTGATGTCTAGAATTGAAATAAATCCTAATATAATGCTGGGAAAACCGGTAATTAAACATACTCGAGTTACGGTAGAAATAATACTGAAGAAGCTTTCTCAGAACATCTCTTTAGATGATATGTTAAAGGAATATCCTATGCTTAAAATTCAGGACATAAAAGCAGCAATTGCTTATGCTTCAGAAGCAATTTCAACCGATGAAAGACATATCTTGGTTGGTTCAAAAAGGTGA